The Phaenicophaeus curvirostris isolate KB17595 chromosome Z, BPBGC_Pcur_1.0, whole genome shotgun sequence genome includes the window TCATACTAACAAATTCCAAATACCACCAAGACCAGTCATTCCCATATCTTCCCTCCCTCACTATGTCTTGTGGGGTGACTCCTGTGTTACCAGCAATGCAGCCTGGCTCACTGTTTCCTCCACCCCCTCCACCACTGAAAACGCTAACAGTGATGTTTCCAGCACTGACAGGGAGACTCAGCTAAACAAGTCCTATGGAAGACAGCAAGTCTGGGAAATCTCAATCAAAATATTCTATGCAGTGAGAACAGCAGTTCCTGCCACATTAAAAGCAAGATCCTGAAGACAACAGAAGTGTGATCCACACATCGAGCTGTTAAGCAAAGGATGATGAAAAAAACCTTGATTCTCAAAAGCACAAAAAGGGATGTAAAGGATGTATTGTGTACTGCATGCCTCTTGCACCTGGAATACAGAAGCTGAATGAGGGAGAGAGCTAATAGTTTCCAACTTCTTGGCTTAGGACTAAAGTGTGAAAATACAAACCAAGTTTCTGAGTACAGACTatcaaaaaccaaaaagaatccCAAAATTTCCAACCTAAGCTACCCTGACTCTTCCCAAGAGGACCTCACGGTGCCACTCTGAGGCATGGCTGTTACAAAGGGACTGAAAAGGATCAGATGTGTCTCCCAGCAGATGCAGATCTAACAATACTCAACAACATGGAGATCTTCAACCTCAGCATGAAACAGGCTGAAAGCACCTCCCGCAGCAAGCTGTTTGATCACACAGCTCATTCTGGGCAGCTTTACTGTTTTTTTGCTGCACTAATTACAAACCAAGCCTcaagaggtgtttaaaagggaGGAACAGAAAACTTACGCTTCTTCTTGATCATTTTCAGGTAGCTGAACTTAATAAGGGTATCCAGGAACCAGAGACACCGGGCTTTGTGATCTCGGCTCTTCTCATCAGTAGGCAGGAACTTCAGCTCCTCTAAAACAAAGGAGCAATGGCTGAAGGAGACAGAGGGGAGAATGAGACTCAAAGAACCAGGAATCAGTTTACATCATCAGGAGGACAGGACACACCCGTAACATCATTGCTTGAGGGGAGTTCCCTGGACACCTATAAAGGACAGGCCAGGAGGCTGCTTTGTGAGCACTTCCCTATCAATGCCCACCAGGCTCAGCCAGCCCCTACCAGCATGCAGAAGGCCTGCAGAAACTGCAGGCTCTGTCCAGATGCTACACAGACACACTTCTACTTTGGGACAGGCAGAAGCACAGGGCGTGAGGTGCCATTTGTGCTTTTCCTGCTTGCTTcagcccctcagcacaaggGCTTAGCAGCTCTAAGTGTACATCCATGTCAGCTTGCCAAGGCACGGCAACTTCCATAGTAAGTCTGTACTTGTCTGAGACCATGCTCAGCCACAGGTGTACGTGGTCAGCACAGCCCTGTGGTCTCCCTTCTAGGCACCCACCTTCAGATCCCACTCCACTCTCTTCCTCCACAATCAGTTCCCCAAACGGCAGCCATACTGCTGCACACATGGCTTCCTCACCTATAAAACCATACTGAGActccccagggcaggggttgCTCAGCCCTGCTTGGATCCCATGTCCTTGTTCTGTGCTGGAGAGACCAGCCTTGATATTGTGGAGTTGGTGGCAGCACCAATCCAGCCCCACACTACGACCACAGCTTCAGAGGGCCCACACAGAAAATTGCCAGGCTGTTTGCAGCAGCATTAccttttatcttctgttttcttggagATTTCTTCTGGTGTGATGTTAACAAAGACTGCTGCCGGGACCTGCAGCGCTTCATACTCTGCTGGGGACAGAACTGGaaggattttaaagaaaagaacaagcGTGCCTTTGctctcctttctgctctgaaCAGCCTGCATTGAGACAAGCTCTAACCACTCCTGCTTTAGGAGGTATGGGgttgggaaaagagaggaagacatTATGAACAGGCAGGATGTAATGACAAGACTAGGAGGCTGGCCAATAAGGACTGTGGCTTGACCACAAGTGAACTTCTCCTGTGTGTCTGACCTTATCCCTATTCCCAGTCAACTGCTGCCAGCAGGGAGGCACCGCATCCTGCCCTCtgcaggaaagaggaagggaatgGGACTTAAAGACCTAAAAATCTCAGCATGGCATGTCCCCACTCTCAGCTTTTGTTTTGGAAGGGGAGCAGGCTTGGCTCACTCCCACATGCCAGACCACTGACAGCAGGGCTTACAATGTGGGAAACCattctgccacagaaaaagataCTGTCCTCAAACTTGTAAACATCTGCTGGTTTGTCAGCATCTTCGTTACACGGAGGGAGGAAGATAGAGACATTCTGTACATCATCTTGGGCCACATCCTGGATCAAAGCTttggaggaaagcagaaaaagagagtatttGGACCATGCAAACAAAACGACAGAGAATATGACCAAAACCCAAATCCCTCCTTTAAACACAGGCCTACTTAATGGTGGTTCTTGGGTCAACACCAGTTCAGTTACAGCTGGAGTTCTGAAGGTTTAAACCTCCTGCTCAGTTTATCTCAGCTGAGAAAGAAGCAAGGAATAGGCTACAGCTCTTCCCTATGTTCTTTTGTTACTGCCACCTGTAGCTGCTGGCTGTACAGAAAGCATTCCAGCAGCCACAAAAAGGCTGAGAGCTTCTGGTATACCTGCTATCTGTCATGCATGCTGGGTTCACACTGGTGCTATCACTTCTGCCAAGAACTTCCTGCTCCTCAGAGTTTAGAAAAGCTGCTCCAGACTAGAGAAAAATCTAGGGAAGAAGTGCACCAAGGCAAAtgggtttgctgctgctgctgcacatcCTGCCTGCAGAGTGGGCAGAATATGGTTTTGGCACCCTGGGCTCCATTGGGCATCCACATCTCCtgtccaacctcctgctcacAGTAGGACTGTCTACAGGACTAGAGCAGGGCAGCCCTGGCTTCATCCTGCCAGAGCTTGGAAATCCCCATGGACAGTGACTCCACATCTCTCCATGGCTGCACCACCTTCCAGGAAAGTTCCCCCTGTCTTCCATGTGGACCTCCCAGTGTCCAGAACCACAGCAACTCCTGCTGTTGGCTCTTGCTGGCACTGCTGAGAAGGATTTGGTTCTGACTGCCCTTCAGGTAGCTGCAGGCTGCTGCTAGATCCTGCTTGGTCTCCCCTGTGCCAGACAAACCAAGCGCAGCTCCCTTTGTCTCTCCTTGTTAGTCACCTGCCCCCAGGCCCCTGCCTGttccccttgccttgctgtgaCTGCTCCACCACTTCTCCACCACAGGGGGTGGCACAGGCTGGACAACACGATACAGATGCAGCCTCAAGACTCTCAGCAGCAGGGTCATCAACTCTCCTTAAAACACCACCTCAGTGTTAACACTTGCAGAGTGAActtcctctgcagcagtgaCAGTAACTATGGCTACAGCAGACTCCTCTTTGCTGCAGGCTCCTCCACAGAGAAGCCCAATTCCATCAGCCTTGATGGGACTTTAACTTGGTTTACAACTCGGACCATTTTCCACAGACCTGGCATTGTGAAGCCAGGGTACAGTTCACCTTAACAAACGTTCAGTGTCTCAGTTCAGTTCAAGTGAATGTACTGCCTTTATCCCACTACGCTGATATCCAGGGACTTTTAGAATAGCTCCAGGGACTTTTAGAATGATGGGCAGCAATGGGCTCTGATGTTACTACAGGGCCCTTCTCTCACTTAGGCACCTGTCACACTAAGTCTAGCAGGATCAGAAGGAAGCaactccttttccaccaggaaCACCTCTCAGCTGTTAGATCAGCTGTTTCCTTTGTCACTTGAAGGAAACTCCTTTCTTCTCACTACATCTGGCAAGGGACAGAAAAGGGCACTTCTGAGTGCTTTTGTTACGCCTTGAGATAAAATTCTTACCTGTCACTCCCTTTGCATCTATAACGTTTGATGCTGCTTTTGTCACAGCAGTATTTAGAATATCATTGCCCACTGTGTTCATTCGCCGAGAGCTGAGAGCTCGCTTCTGCTTGCTGGTACCAAAGGCCTCAATGCACAAGTCCATCTGTGTAAGAGATACGGAGATTAAAACACGCTGCTGAACTGAGGATACTTTGTACCTAAGAGGAAAGCTCAGACAACCACTTATTCCACACTCAGAAAACTCCACGTTTCACTAGGCACAGTCCAGCCATATGGCAACCATGGACTGGCAAGGGGGCAGGAAACTGCTGGGACTGTACTTGGGTCTGAAATAATTACGAATGCATGGCCTGGTTGGGCGCTAATAACACGCTGCCTCACAGACCTCCAAGCCAAAGGTTTAACCTGCAGTAGCCCAAACATCACCCACCACTGTCAACCAGATAATCACAGTGCAATATGACATAGGGTTCCAACTTTACCTTCTCCCTGTAGGACTTAGTCTGGTAATCCTTTGTGTCATCAGGTATTACATTatctacaaaagaaaagaagttaagCAGCCAGGACAGCATAAGTACCTGGTACCCCTTTAGCTCTAACCCCTTACTGGAAGACTTGGCACAACAGTTCCAGATCTCCCTGTAGGACTTTGCCAGTTAAAGAATACACTGAACATAATgtacatttataaatatatatatgtacctAGAacgaaaaaggaaaaacaggccAACTGTTGCTGCAAGGCTTATAAGTGTACTGCATGGATTGCAGCAATATCCAGGTCCTGCTGCACAGGACAAAAAAAGCCCCTTGAAGACCATATTCTTTGGGTTCTGCTGAAGTTCTGCTGAAGAAGAGCTCTTTTGCCTTTCAGCGATCCAGTCCCCTGACCAGGCAATTCTCAGATGTCCCTCGGCAGAGCATACTCAGGCAAGGCTGCACTTATTCTGAGCAGCAACAACTTTAGTACTAATGCCAGCGCTTCCACCACCCATAACCCTCTCTGCTTTACCTCCACCCTGAACTTCAACTTGattcttttctgtctgttttccaCACCATGCAGTGCCTTACAATGTGAGTGTAATATATCCTACTTCCTCCATGCTGAGGGAATGAGACAGGAATCAGGAAGAGCAAGAAGCCAGGGAGACAATAGAACAGTCAAGACTTGAATGCACACCCAGGTCTAGCACACTGAGACTGGTGCTGGGGTTAATCACAGCAATGCCCTACCTGACAGCAAGGGCTGCATGTTGAATATTTCAGTGTTGTAGACACTGAGCTGCCCAGAGTCCTTGTCTAACACACCAACAAAATACCTGTGAAGAACAGGGACAAGCGATTAGTGAAAGACAGTCCAAAGgatacaacattttaaaattcacagtGTATAGCCACGTGTATTCCCCATGCCCTGCCAATTCTTTTGCCTTGGATTTTCACACACATTCAGACTGTCACAATAAAACGAGTTACCTACAATGCATGCACTGTAAGTATGCATATAAAAAGATAAACTCATTG containing:
- the POLR1E gene encoding DNA-directed RNA polymerase I subunit RPA49 isoform X2, which produces MVQFSNGRLRRFDSMRFTVYRHKDTAHPRRKHWRILVSETDRLSYVGNNFSSGVTNGNSLCRYFVGVLDKDSGQLSVYNTEIFNMQPLLSDNVIPDDTKDYQTKSYREKMDLCIEAFGTSKQKRALSSRRMNTVGNDILNTAVTKAASNVIDAKGVTALIQDVAQDDVQNVSIFLPPCNEDADKPADVYKFEDILSPAEYEALQVPAAVFVNITPEEISKKTEDKSHCSFVLEELKFLPTDEKSRDHKARCLWFLDTLIKFSYLKMIKKKHPMGPECPHIISKKLMKNFTSLTYNNGSVQNFISASMKAKIAAYVIALALHINNFQTDLTILQNDLKLQESRMMDIARAMRLKVSKAKGLPGLENDENHKLGTLSLPLPVQKASGGQRKRKKMN